One Corynebacterium appendicis CIP 107643 DNA window includes the following coding sequences:
- a CDS encoding phospholipase D-like domain-containing protein codes for MIPDLSTWQLILMIVDYTIKFAVIGVIPENRKPSSANAWLLVILLIPFIGLPLYFFFGSTYLSRRRHRIQKEAHNEINDVHAEFPDVPDSVRLSGDVASMAHLNRTLTGYPALEGHAKALWTDYQKTMLRIAELIDASTSHVHIEIYAQAWDTTTAPVFEAMERAVSRGVKVRVLFDHIGSQKYPGFRAFKRKLTAAGIEWNLMLPLLPLQWRFRRPDLRNHRKLIVIDDRVAMMGSFNLIDRSYLVRSHVKKGRQWVDSFVELTGPIVASLESLFAVDWYTESGEVIDITPPHDNEPAADTSTLQLIPSGPGYTTEPNLRMFNTLIHHARERLVLCSPYFVPDDSMLEAITTACYRGVRVDLLVGEKADQFMVQHAQSAYYQQLLEAGVHIWQFPAPYVLHSKFAIADPVAWADSPSEQSNPEAFEGSPKASSTPDAATAADLHEIAIMGSSNMDMRSFSLNYENSLFVLDGPLITDLCDLAAAYLSVSHELTLEEWNQRSWFRRYIDNVLKLTSALQ; via the coding sequence ATGATCCCCGACCTTTCCACCTGGCAACTGATCCTGATGATCGTGGATTACACGATCAAATTCGCCGTGATCGGTGTCATCCCCGAAAACCGCAAACCGTCCAGCGCGAACGCATGGCTGCTGGTCATCCTCCTGATCCCGTTCATCGGCCTGCCGCTGTATTTCTTCTTCGGTTCGACGTATCTCTCGCGGCGGCGCCACCGCATCCAAAAAGAAGCGCACAACGAGATCAACGACGTCCACGCCGAATTCCCCGACGTGCCCGACAGCGTGCGACTCTCCGGCGACGTCGCGTCGATGGCGCACCTCAACCGCACGCTCACCGGGTACCCCGCGCTCGAAGGCCACGCGAAAGCGCTGTGGACCGACTACCAAAAGACAATGCTGCGCATCGCCGAGCTTATCGACGCCTCCACCTCCCACGTCCACATCGAAATCTACGCCCAAGCCTGGGACACCACGACAGCCCCCGTGTTCGAGGCAATGGAGCGCGCCGTTTCCCGCGGCGTGAAAGTCCGTGTGCTTTTCGACCACATCGGCTCCCAGAAATACCCCGGCTTCCGCGCGTTCAAGCGCAAGCTCACCGCCGCCGGCATCGAGTGGAACCTCATGCTTCCCCTGCTGCCGCTGCAGTGGCGCTTCCGCCGGCCCGACCTGCGCAACCACCGCAAGCTCATCGTCATCGATGACCGCGTCGCGATGATGGGCTCCTTCAACCTCATCGACCGCTCCTACCTGGTGCGCAGCCACGTCAAGAAGGGACGCCAGTGGGTGGACTCGTTTGTCGAACTCACCGGCCCGATCGTCGCCTCGCTTGAGTCCCTGTTCGCCGTCGACTGGTACACCGAATCCGGCGAAGTCATCGACATCACCCCGCCGCACGACAACGAGCCAGCTGCCGACACTTCCACGTTGCAGCTCATCCCCTCCGGCCCCGGATACACCACCGAGCCCAACCTGCGGATGTTCAACACCCTCATCCACCACGCGCGTGAAAGGTTGGTTCTTTGTTCACCATATTTCGTGCCCGACGACTCCATGCTCGAGGCCATCACCACCGCTTGTTACAGGGGTGTCCGTGTGGATCTTCTCGTGGGCGAGAAAGCCGACCAGTTCATGGTCCAACACGCCCAATCCGCCTACTACCAGCAGCTTCTCGAGGCCGGCGTCCACATCTGGCAGTTCCCCGCCCCCTACGTCCTCCACTCCAAGTTCGCCATCGCCGACCCCGTCGCCTGGGCCGACTCCCCTTCCGAACAGTCCAATCCGGAAGCTTTCGAAGGCTCCCCCAAAGCCAGCTCCACCCCTGATGCCGCGACCGCCGCCGACCTACACGAAATCGCCATCATGGGCAGCTCCAACATGGACATGCGCTCGTTCTCCCTCAATTACGAGAACAGCCTGTTCGTCCTGGACGGCCCCCTCATCACCGACCTGTGCGACCTCGCCGCCGCCTACCTCTCCGTCTCCCACGAGCTCACCCTCGAAGAGTGGAACCAGCGGTCCTGGTTCCGCCGCTACATCGACAACGTGCTCAAACTGACTTCGGCGCTGCAGTAG
- a CDS encoding exodeoxyribonuclease III: MRIATWNINSVRTRVDRAVAFLERNDIDVLAMQETKCADDKFPYSAFEAAGYEVAHVGYHQWNGVALISRVGLDNVRDHFPNQPRFHKDPEKPQEREARAVGATCGGVDIWSLYVPNGREIGDRHYDYKLEFLWRLAEAVEPGTPQVFCGDYNIAPTDKDVWDRAFFEGKTHVTEPERAAFDNLLESGLAPIKHEDPYSYWDYKAMRFQKNEGMLIDFQLTGMEAGGFVDKHEREGKGASDHAPVVADYDVTRVLIDDVR, encoded by the coding sequence ATGCGGATTGCCACGTGGAACATCAACTCGGTGCGTACGCGCGTCGACCGCGCCGTCGCGTTTCTGGAGCGCAACGACATCGACGTCCTGGCTATGCAGGAAACCAAGTGCGCGGACGACAAATTCCCGTACTCGGCGTTCGAGGCGGCGGGCTACGAGGTCGCCCACGTCGGCTACCACCAGTGGAACGGTGTCGCGCTGATTTCGCGCGTGGGCCTGGACAATGTCAGAGACCACTTCCCCAACCAGCCGCGCTTCCACAAAGATCCTGAAAAACCGCAAGAACGAGAGGCACGAGCAGTCGGCGCCACCTGCGGCGGGGTGGACATCTGGAGCCTGTACGTCCCCAACGGCCGCGAGATCGGCGACCGCCACTACGACTACAAGCTCGAGTTCCTGTGGCGCCTCGCCGAGGCCGTCGAGCCGGGTACTCCGCAGGTCTTCTGCGGCGACTACAACATCGCCCCGACCGACAAGGACGTGTGGGACCGCGCCTTCTTCGAAGGCAAGACGCACGTCACGGAGCCGGAGCGTGCGGCCTTCGACAACCTCCTCGAATCCGGGCTCGCTCCCATTAAGCACGAGGACCCGTATTCATATTGGGATTACAAGGCCATGCGCTTCCAAAAGAATGAAGGCATGCTCATCGATTTCCAGTTGACGGGAATGGAGGCAGGGGGGTTCGTCGATAAGCATGAGCGCGAAGGCAAGGGCGCTTCTGACCACGCACCCGTCGTCGCGGACTACGACGTGACGCGCGTGCTTATCGACGACGTCCGATGA
- a CDS encoding ABC transporter permease — protein MLNTMLSEWTKLRTTKSLWWTTGLAILLPVFFTGVSAALDSTEYPLYAAAIAAQNFLALGLIPLMIQAAMVVTTEYRYNVNSINFAITPRRWQVALAKLVVYGLIAAVITLVTLVVSYTVGDALAPNPINWTSDIFARRALWALPLLSFIVVLLVQGLGWIIRATAGVVVIVLALPIIETILAFIPKIGTKLQFIAPFQNMTIFALNTPPQAPNPFGGDAIGVWGAFGIVVVWAVVVYCVGLLLLERRDA, from the coding sequence GTGCTTAATACAATGCTTTCCGAATGGACGAAACTCCGCACCACCAAGTCCCTCTGGTGGACCACGGGCCTGGCCATCTTGCTTCCGGTGTTTTTCACCGGTGTCAGTGCGGCCCTGGATAGCACTGAGTACCCGCTCTATGCCGCCGCGATCGCCGCCCAGAACTTCCTGGCCTTGGGCCTCATCCCGCTGATGATTCAGGCGGCGATGGTCGTGACTACCGAATACCGCTACAACGTCAACTCCATCAACTTCGCGATCACGCCCCGCCGCTGGCAGGTCGCCCTGGCCAAGCTGGTGGTTTACGGTCTGATCGCCGCAGTGATCACGCTGGTCACCTTGGTGGTCTCGTACACAGTCGGCGATGCTTTGGCGCCCAACCCGATCAACTGGACCAGCGATATCTTCGCCCGGCGTGCCCTGTGGGCTTTGCCGCTCCTGTCCTTCATCGTTGTCCTGCTCGTGCAGGGGCTCGGCTGGATCATCCGGGCTACGGCCGGTGTCGTGGTGATCGTGCTGGCACTGCCGATCATCGAGACGATCCTCGCTTTCATTCCCAAGATCGGGACGAAGCTGCAGTTCATCGCTCCGTTCCAGAACATGACCATCTTCGCACTGAACACCCCGCCGCAGGCGCCCAACCCCTTCGGAGGCGACGCGATCGGCGTGTGGGGCGCCTTCGGCATCGTCGTTGTGTGGGCAGTCGTGGTCTACTGCGTCGGCCTTTTGCTCCTGGAGCGCCGCGACGCCTAA